The sequence tgaaccactctttcacaatttgagccaatgaatcttggcattgtcatcctggaatatgcccatgctgtcagggggggaaaaaaatccattgatgggataacctggtcattcagtacattcaggtagtcagctgccTCCAgatgcttcatgcgcttccctgcTTACTCTGATGtccccatcgctttggaatagggtaaatctggactcatcagaccacatgacctttttttttattgctccacagtccaatctttatgctccctaacaAATTGAAGTTTTcaatttttttccaaccacatttcttctgcgaagctgatggttcaccactatccttccaggttttaataatgtgttgggcAGTTCTCaacacaattccagtgattttagcTATCTCCTTAGTGGTTTTCTTtacttgatgcaggccaataatttgccccttctgaaacacagtaacatattttccacgaccacgggatatgttttccaacatggttgtttaagaaataagAAGCTACACTTACACTACAGGGTTAAAGAATTGttaccagctgaaacatattaatcactgcaataatgattcaatcaaaggctcttaagtatctgcttatttaaatgtctttgacatatactggtatatttttgtctgttggtAAGAAAAAAACAagttggttgtattctactctttgagagctttccaatggcatatgacacatggccatttgatcagtttgatgtttttaatttattaatatgtgcaatgcaaaatgttttgttaattatcaaaactgaacacttctaGTGGTCCTGAGTAGCTCGGccagtaaagacactgactaccacccctggagtcgcgagttcgaggGCTtttgagtgactccatccaggtctcctaagcaaccacattggcccagttgctagggagagtagagtcacatgggttaacttcctcatggtcgctatactgtggttctcgctctcggtggggctggTGAGTTAAATGGTGGTAACGGGTTCAACAagacacatgataaaatgcgcagattggcGTCTCAGATtcggaggcaacagagattcgtcctcccacccggattgaggcgagtcactatgccaccacgaggatttagagcgcattgggaattgggcattccaaattttggagaaaaggggtgggggggggggggaaatgaattcttctgatttgtctgcaaatttcaaatcaATTGTTCAGTTtcggtcataatgcctacatgcattgtaaagtacagctttttAAAACGatgcctattttgtgttggtcaaggctgtgtttagtaatatttttatttttattttttctcgcCCATCCGAGTTTAAAGGGataaactaaaaaactaaaaagagaTCGTAAACTTGGCAGTTACTGTCAGATTAACATATTtcagttgtgtttttttattataatatatttgttaatgctttattgtttttgtttagaGTACCCTTttacttttttcaaaataataattattcaatACTCCCTGTTCAGCTCTGAGAACTGTACCTTTTAGATTTTATTAtagtgcattaaaggaatattccgggttcaatacaagttaaggtgaatctacagcatttgtggcattatattgattaccacaaaaaatattttgactcgtccgttcttttctttaaaaaaataaaaaataaaatctgtcacagtgaggcacttacaatggaagtgaatggggccaatccgtaaacattaaaatactcactgtttcaaaagtatagccacagcacataaacaatatgtgagttaacatgattttagtgtgattaaatcgctttctaatcttttctgtgtaaagttatagccaattttacaacttcgttgccatgaggaAGTCAGTAAACCCAAAACCGACTGtaaaaaacaactttacagtcaaataatacatgagttttaacagaagaattaatgtacgtgcttttataaaattataagcttcacatttctgccatgaaaccctacaaaaaaaaaaaaaaaaaaaaattgcccccattcacgtccattgcaagtgcctctttaaaaaaaaaaaaaaaaaaaacagacgacacgaaattatttttttggggtaatcaacattatgccacaaatgctgcggATTTATTTTAACTTGTgatgaacccgtaatattcctaaATGTAGCATTACGTTATTTACTTATTTCCCTCTCTCAGGTATCTTGAATGCTATCATAAGCATAACTTAGTAATAAAGGCAAGATAGTGACATCTTAATAATTTTTcgtattattttatatatgtttattcTCCCGCTGGACGTGTTGTTTACTCTTTGAGGAGCCACGCCCCACACACATAACGTTTTATGTAACCAAGGTAACCAGTCGCCCACACGGGTTTGCGATCTCTTCTCGCGAGATAGCGACGCCAGCCTCTCAAGCTGGAGGTAGTATCGCGAGATCAACACGGCCGAGCATAAACCATCTTGTCTTGTTCTCGCGAGATGTGGACAGCAGCGCCCCCTCCGTGTTCTAATGCGGAGAGGAAGGGAGGGGAGAAGCCTTTTCAAAtacacatatatttcaaaatcgCTACtgaatatatatctatatatttttctGCAAAGGGATGATTTGTGCATTTATTGTGTGGATAAAGTCGTCTTTTTATCAGGCTCAACACGTCCAACGCGTCTAAAACGAAAGGAAAACGGCAGGATAAATGCTAAAAAGAAGAGAAGCGGCCTATTTTTGTTCCTGATATCCTGGAGGAGCAGTTCACACTGTCGGCCGGTATAATTCACATCAAACGGACGTTAAACTCGCGGCTCTTTGTTATACGCGACCCGCAGTTACATTGCAGGCATGCATGGTGAATCACTGGCGCACTAACTCTACTTGTTTAGCGCACATTGGAAGACCTGGTACACACAAAAAGCggcctgttttctttttttgcagcGGCAGCGCCATGAAGAGCGGCGGACAATAACAGAGAGACGGTGCTTGCGTCCCGTCCTGCGCATATGCGCGACTAAAATACTAAATAATCCGCTGGAATAGCATTGCAAATAAGGACTGCTCTAATACAGGATACGAATAATCTGTGCTCTCTGTTTGAATTTGGTGGTTATTTGGAGGCCCGGCGGGGTGAAGAGCGCCACCAgcgtgttgttgttgttgaatttTAAATCGAAACTATAACACCGATTTTTATGGAGTATTGCTGAGCGTATTTTGCAAATGcttctgtaaatgttttttgaatcGGATCAACGTGGATGCTCTTTTATCCGATTGTGATGATGATTTGGGCGTATTTAGTGCCGTGGAAGAGGGGCAAACGCTAAGATGGAGTGGTTTTAATGAATGCTCCTGGATAAAGACACATTTTGCGTGCTTGTGCACCGATAGTTGAATATCTGATGAAATCTTCGCATGCATAAAGCATTCTCTGCATTTCGCTCTCGACGGAATCGCAAGCCCGGATGCATTAGCATTGATGAATCGCGGGCTGTTGGCGGGATTGAAGCCTTGTACCGTCGctccttttctgttttttttcctccccgGAGTGGATCTGTCTAGCGCGACACTGCTGAGATGAACCCGGTGAATGCGACCACTCTCTACGTGTCAGCTTGTCGGTCGGTGCTGCAGTGCGATCCCCGGGACCCCCAGGCTTTGGCGGAAATCTATAAGCTCTTGCCTTTTTTCAGACAGTCTCTAGCCTGCCTTGTGTGCGGTGAGAGTCATTTTTATTCTTCTTGATCATTGCATGCTTGCATGATCGCGTCTGCTTGATAAATGCATGCTCATAGCTGCTCGTGATCTCCCAAAGCTCCACCGACCATGACACACCCCCATAGTCTCCACACATTCCTGACCCACAATGACAACAGcagcaataatatttttttaataatgcttTTGAATTGTTATCAATACTGAATCCAAACAATAATGGCACATTTCTCATCTTTTAATAAAATAGTAATCGAATGATAGTAATATTAATCAAGGGACGTTTATATGATAGATGTGCATGTGTTTATTAAGAGGatgcatttgtgtttgtatttgggtCCCCTGCTAACCATATGCCGAGTATGTAATATGATCTACAACATGCAATATCACATGACTATGTGGGTCTTGAATGTTACAGAACCCTCGATGATCAAATATATACGGTATACAATATAATGTTAAttactttaaggaatattcccggTTTAATacaagcataatgttgattaaaaataatttcgacttgtccctcctttaacaaaagcaaaaatctgggttacagtgaggtacttacaatggaagtgaatggggccaatctgtaaacattaacatATTCAAAAATATTGCCTCAAGACATgtaaacaagattttagtgtgataaaatcacttactaaccttttatttgttaaaaaatatccaatattacaactttgttgccatggcgcTGTAATGCTGCAAcccaaaaatgactatttaaacaactttacagctcaaataatacacaatttttaacggaagaattaatataagtgcttttataaaataataagcttcacacttcttcctttaaaccctccagaaattggccccattcacttccattgtaagtgcctcactgtaaccttgatttttgctgctttttttaagaaaaggagggacgagtcaatctttttttgtgataatcaacattatgccacaaatgctgttgattgagctcaacccagaatattcctttcatcTTGCTTTGGATCTGCAAAGCTGATTTGCAGTGCTGAATGGTATTTTAAAGCTACACAGTGTAGGAGCTCCCAATTTAGTAGGGCTGTTGATAAATAGCACCATCTAGCAATATATGGAAGAATTTGCATGTTGATGTGTTTTTAAATGAGCTGTAATGTTTTTCATGGTCTGAAATTGTTTGATTTCTTCATTTAGGAAATTTGCTCCAAGATCCAATAGCTCCTACCAACTCATCGTGCCAGCACTATGTCTGTAAATCTTGTAAAGGCAAAAAGATGATGATGAAACCATCGTGCAGCTGGTGTAAAGACTATGAGCAATTTGAAGAGAATAAGCAGCTGTGCATCTTGGTCGACTGTTACAGAAAGCTCTGCGAGTACATTGCAGAATCTCCTCTCGCCCAGAACATTTCAAGTGCAGTGGGAGGGGCCCCAGACATACTGGCTCTGTTGCATGAGGGCCTCACATTGGACAGTAGGCAGGGGGAGGAGTCACTCTCTCTGACTTTGACAAACCAGTCTCCTACACCCTCTACGTCAGAAACACTCCCTGATGAGGGCCAGTCCCCTTCTACTGAGATCAAGGAACAGGACCTCAGTCCTGTAGGGGTAAATGGTCTCCAAGATTGTAATTGTTTGACCAATGTGGAGGAATTAACCGGCAGCTTGCCTTCACTAGAGACAAATGTTTCAGACACGGGCGAGAGTGGAGGTGAGGTGGTGAAAGAAGAGAGTTTTACAAATGAGATCCCCGTGTGTGAAGCCGTAGTGGCTGCTGGCGAGGAATTTTGTACTACTACCGTGGACATTTGTGGGTTTGGAGAGGATATTAAGCATGATGGTGGCACTCTCCTCTTGAGTGTAGAGGAGGTGCTCAGGACTCTTGAACCAGACCATGTACCCCAGGATGAATGTCCTGCTATCTTACAGTCAACCCTCGAACCTTCGGGGAACTTGAATGGACCATTTGGTTGTTCAACCACATCTGTAGACCCAATTCGGCAGCTTTCCTCACTCCCACACGATTCGCAAGAAGTTCTCATGCCCCAGCACCCAACGTCCCAGAAAACTCCACAACCTTCGGGAATATCCTGTTCCGCGGTGACGCCAAGAGTGCCTCGGTCCAATCGGAAGCGCTCTCGGTCTGAGAGTGACAGTGAAAAGATTCAACCCCTACCCATTTCCACCTTCATCCGGGGCCCTACGTTGGGCATCTCAGCCCCTGTTCCTATTAAATGTGAACCTGAATCCCCAGTTCAGACTATCCCCCACATGGCGGCAGTGCCCAATGGTGGGGGCCTTTCTAAAGTGGGCAAGACATTACTGGTGCCTGCTAAAAATTTCAAAAAGACTCTTGACCACCATGGACCCAAAAAGGCCTGTACAAAATCCAAACAGGCAACTCCCAAATCGAAAGAGAAGACGAAAGAACGGATTATGAGTACCACCCTTATTCCAGGTAGCCCCACGAAAGTGGTTTATAAAAAGGCGCAAGAGAAAAAGGGCTGCAAATGCGGCAGAGCAACTCAAAACCCAAGTGTTCTTACTTGCCGTGGACAGCGATGCCCTTGTTACTCCAACCGCAAAGCTTGTCTGGACTGCATATGCAGGGGCTGCCAAAATTCCTACATGGCCAATGGTGAGAAGAAACTGGAGGCCTTTGCGGTGCCAGAGAAAGCCCTTGAGCAGACAAGACTCACTTTGGGCATTAACGTCACCAGCATTGCAGTGCGTAATGCCGCTGGTAGTGGGGCGGCTGGGATGCTTAATGTCTCCACAGCTGCTGGCTCACCTGTGGCCTCCTTCTTGGCTACTGGACCACACGAAGACAAAGGATTTGATGAACCATTAGACATGAGGTTTGACTAAGCACGGGAAAATTCTCCTTTACCATCATTGTCCAACTCCCGTATTCAAAACCGACTTGTATCTCAGTGTGGTGGCACTTTACAGAGGGGCTGATGCCAGCAGAGTCCGTGATAAGGCAGCTACTGTGATTTTGTTCCAGTTCACATTATCAATTGAACTAGTTATTGCCGAAGTTTGTGCCTTTAAATAATTTGTACTACTACTTTGGGTTTTCTTGCACACCATTATGAGTTCAGATGAGAGATGAGACAGGTTACTGTTTTCATTTGGGAAAGGTTTTCCTATTTTATGTTGTAGTACAAGTGATCTTTAATGCATGATCTTTGGCAAGATATACCTGACCTCATTGTTGTGGGTCACGCTATGTGCATATGTGGAAGATTTTCAGTTTGTAGGTTAGGGGATGAGACCTGATAAAAATTAAATGGTACCCTACAGCATCAGTAGAGACTGGGtgtatttataaacattttttgtaCACAAACTTATGGAATTCAATTAAAAAGTACATTATATGATATATTTTGTAAGTTACATTAACAACATTTGCAGTATTTATTGGGTATCACTTAACATAGATTATGGTCCGCCCAGGGCATCAGCTGGATACCCTTTCTACAGATGCAAGTCACAAATGCAGTATGTATGGTTTTCTGTCTAAATTTTGTTGTCCTGATTGTGCTAGTTTTTGCTGTCTcaaactgttatttttttcccttgGGGCATTTCAATAActgtaatataaatgtaacatatttccacaaaaagaaaaatCCTAACATGACTCGTGTCTTTCATTTCACAAATTCCTTATGAATTAATGTACTCTAAATGACCTGCTTACACAGACTATTACTTCTGGTTGAGATTGTATGAATCATATTAACATGTTTAGAAAGGTGGTTTGCATGATAAAGCTTGAATGCACATCAAGATCACAGAAAGATAAGAAACACCAAACACAGCTTCATACAGATGTAGTGCTGTTTAACAATGGGTGCTGCAAACAATTACAACAGTGTGTTACAATCGGAGCAAGGcactgaaatgaaacaaatgctgTCCATATGTTAGTGCATAACTTGTTAATGCAACTGTTCCATGAGTGTACAGGAGACTACATGTGCAATGTTTATGCTGAGGTGACATTCTGATGTAACATGAAGGTGGGTATAGACTGAAGAGCAGGTTCTGTTAAATGGCAGAAAGTTCCTCAGTAGTGTTTCTTCACAATATTTAATGCAATAGGAATGCAAGTTTCAGCAAGACAACATTATTTTACAAGGGCTGTCACAGTAGTGCATGATTAGTTTTATACATGCTCTTTTAATAGGCAAATAATTCATATTCTATCTCAGGAACTATTGTTGCTTAGGTAAGCAAGGTTCACTGTGCCACTTGAACGTAGGAAATCCATAAATACTGTGTTAATGTCTTAAACTGTAGCATATTTGTCTGCAGTAGCCTATATTTGAAACAATACACTGTATAATACACCTAAAGCATCagagataaataaaaatatatgatatgattgttaaatgcttatgtttcacaccaaaaaaaaaaaaaaaaacttgatagtTAACTGGAATCAGTTGTCCTTAAAAGTCTGAACTAAGTAATAGAACAAATCTATGTTGTGCAGTAATGCATTTGATTTTAGCCCAGCATTTGTATTGACGAACATGTACCACAAGGG comes from Myxocyprinus asiaticus isolate MX2 ecotype Aquarium Trade chromosome 41, UBuf_Myxa_2, whole genome shotgun sequence and encodes:
- the LOC127431619 gene encoding E3 ubiquitin-protein ligase MSL2-like isoform X1, encoding MNPVNATTLYVSACRSVLQCDPRDPQALAEIYKLLPFFRQSLACLVCGNLLQDPIAPTNSSCQHYVCKSCKGKKMMMKPSCSWCKDYEQFEENKQLCILVDCYRKLCEYIAESPLAQNISSAVGGAPDILALLHEGLTLDSRQGEESLSLTLTNQSPTPSTSETLPDEGQSPSTEIKEQDLSPVGVNGLQDCNCLTNVEELTGSLPSLETNVSDTGESGGEVVKEESFTNEIPVCEAVVAAGEEFCTTTVDICGFGEDIKHDGGTLLLSVEEVLRTLEPDHVPQDECPAILQSTLEPSGNLNGPFGCSTTSVDPIRQLSSLPHDSQEVLMPQHPTSQKTPQPSGISCSAVTPRVPRSNRKRSRSESDSEKIQPLPISTFIRGPTLGISAPVPIKCEPESPVQTIPHMAAVPNGGGLSKVGKTLLVPAKNFKKTLDHHGPKKACTKSKQATPKSKEKTKERIMSTTLIPGSPTKVVYKKAQEKKGCKCGRATQNPSVLTCRGQRCPCYSNRKACLDCICRGCQNSYMANGEKKLEAFAVPEKALEQTRLTLGINVTSIAVRNAAGSGAAGMLNVSTAAGSPVASFLATGPHEDKGFDEPLDMRFD
- the LOC127431619 gene encoding E3 ubiquitin-protein ligase MSL2-like isoform X2 — translated: MMMKPSCSWCKDYEQFEENKQLCILVDCYRKLCEYIAESPLAQNISSAVGGAPDILALLHEGLTLDSRQGEESLSLTLTNQSPTPSTSETLPDEGQSPSTEIKEQDLSPVGVNGLQDCNCLTNVEELTGSLPSLETNVSDTGESGGEVVKEESFTNEIPVCEAVVAAGEEFCTTTVDICGFGEDIKHDGGTLLLSVEEVLRTLEPDHVPQDECPAILQSTLEPSGNLNGPFGCSTTSVDPIRQLSSLPHDSQEVLMPQHPTSQKTPQPSGISCSAVTPRVPRSNRKRSRSESDSEKIQPLPISTFIRGPTLGISAPVPIKCEPESPVQTIPHMAAVPNGGGLSKVGKTLLVPAKNFKKTLDHHGPKKACTKSKQATPKSKEKTKERIMSTTLIPGSPTKVVYKKAQEKKGCKCGRATQNPSVLTCRGQRCPCYSNRKACLDCICRGCQNSYMANGEKKLEAFAVPEKALEQTRLTLGINVTSIAVRNAAGSGAAGMLNVSTAAGSPVASFLATGPHEDKGFDEPLDMRFD